In one Chryseobacterium camelliae genomic region, the following are encoded:
- a CDS encoding RtcB family protein, whose product MGNLKIKGKDILKIGYPNNQSVNIALEVMKRNFATKNIHHVKSLLKEILQNPENFEKDLTFGQIAEALLSSKKTEKRMLNTNRASFQIFGDNISEEAKNQLYTALKLPISTQGALMPDAHSGYGLPIGGVLAVENAVIPYGVGMDIGCRMSLSILDTPVSYLDGARDKYEKALAEHTKFGMYETHKSHVEHEIFDRDTFDMIPVLRRLKGKAIKQMGSSGGGNHFVEFGEVEITEEDKQIGLPTGKYLGILSHSGSRGLGAEIAQYYSRVAAEQCPLPKEAQQFAWLDLSTHLGLEYWTAMNLAGDYASACHDDIHRRLVKVVGGRVKARIENHHNFAWKEIHNGKEVIVHRKGATPANENELGMIPGSMTAKGFIIRGKGNPDSLNSASHGAGRAHSRGECRSLFTQNDIKKELKLKNVTLMGGNAEEAPMAYKDINEVMRAQSELVDILGTFQPRIVRMDK is encoded by the coding sequence ATGGGAAATTTAAAAATTAAAGGAAAAGATATATTAAAAATAGGCTATCCAAACAATCAGAGTGTCAACATCGCTTTGGAAGTCATGAAAAGAAATTTTGCAACGAAAAACATTCATCATGTGAAATCTCTTTTAAAAGAAATTCTGCAAAATCCGGAAAATTTTGAAAAAGATCTGACTTTCGGACAGATTGCAGAAGCTTTGCTTTCATCGAAGAAAACCGAAAAAAGAATGCTGAACACCAATCGTGCTTCTTTTCAGATTTTCGGAGACAATATTTCTGAGGAGGCAAAAAACCAGCTGTACACGGCTTTGAAACTTCCAATTTCAACGCAGGGCGCTTTAATGCCCGATGCACACAGCGGTTACGGGCTTCCGATCGGAGGAGTTCTTGCCGTAGAAAATGCCGTAATTCCTTATGGAGTCGGTATGGATATCGGTTGCAGAATGAGCCTGAGTATTTTGGATACCCCTGTTTCATATCTTGACGGAGCAAGAGATAAATACGAGAAAGCTCTTGCCGAGCATACGAAATTCGGGATGTATGAAACGCATAAATCTCACGTCGAACACGAAATTTTCGACAGAGATACGTTTGACATGATTCCGGTTTTGAGAAGACTAAAAGGGAAAGCCATTAAACAAATGGGAAGTTCCGGAGGCGGAAATCATTTTGTGGAATTTGGAGAAGTTGAAATTACGGAAGAAGACAAACAAATCGGACTTCCGACAGGAAAATACCTTGGAATTCTTTCACATAGTGGCTCCCGTGGATTGGGTGCTGAAATCGCTCAATATTATTCGAGAGTGGCGGCAGAACAATGTCCGTTACCAAAAGAAGCACAACAATTTGCATGGCTGGATTTGAGTACGCATCTCGGATTGGAATATTGGACAGCTATGAATTTGGCAGGAGATTATGCTTCGGCTTGTCATGACGATATTCACAGAAGATTGGTGAAAGTTGTTGGAGGACGGGTAAAAGCAAGAATTGAAAACCATCACAATTTCGCGTGGAAGGAAATTCACAACGGAAAAGAAGTGATTGTTCACAGAAAAGGGGCAACTCCTGCCAACGAGAATGAGCTGGGAATGATTCCGGGATCAATGACGGCAAAAGGCTTTATCATTCGTGGAAAAGGAAATCCGGATTCTTTGAACTCAGCTTCTCACGGAGCGGGCAGAGCGCATTCGAGAGGTGAATGCAGAAGCCTTTTCACTCAAAATGACATCAAAAAAGAATTGAAACTTAAAAACGTCACTTTGATGGGTGGAAATGCAGAAGAAGCACCAATGGCTTACAAAGACATCAACGAAGTGATGCGTGCACAGAGTGAATTGGTTGATATTCTGGGAACTTTTCAACCCCGAATTGTGAGAATGGATAAATAA